The window AGGAGGCCATCCCCGGCGTCCCCTCCGGGATGCCGCGCACCATGGCCTCCCCTCGCCGGGACGGCGAACTTCGCCGTACGTTCCCGGCGTTTCCGGCGCGGGAGGGGGAAGGGGAGCGGTTCGCCGAGACCTGGTGGGGCGATGCGTGGATCGACGCGCTGGAGGAGGGCGCGCTGGACGCGGCGCGGCTGGCGCGCGGGCGCGGGTACGCACAGACGGGGCACGTGGACGCCGTCACGGTCACCCCGGGGCTGGTCCTCGCGTACGTGCAGGGGAGCCGGCCGCGCCCGTACCGGGTCCAGGTGCGGCTGCGAACGCTGGACGACGCCGACTGGGACCGGTTCCTGGACGCCGTCGCCGAACGCCCCGGGCACATCGCCGCACTCCTCGACAAGGAGATGCCCCAGTCCCTCGCCGACTGCGGGGTCCCGCTGCTCCCCGGCCCGGGCGACCTGGAGCCGCACTGCAGCTGCCCGGACCGCGGCCACCCCTGCAAACACGCCGCCGCCCTCTGCTACCAGACCGCACGCCTGCTGGACGCGGACCCCTTCGTCCTGCTGCTGCTTCGCGGCCGGGGCGAGCGCGAACTGCTCGACGCCCTGTCCCGGCTGAACGCCACCCGCGCGGCCCGCGCCGCGCAGGAGCGGGAGCCGGAGCCGTTCCCGGGCCTGCGCGCGGCCGACGCGCTCGCCGAGAGCCAACGCCCGCCGCTGCCCGCGCCGCTGCCCGCACCCCCGCACCCGGAGCAGCCCCCGGTGTACCCGGCGGCTCCGGGCGGCCCCGACCCGTTCGCCTTGGACCAGCTGGCCACCGACGCCGCCGCCCGCGCCCACGCCCTGCTCACCACCGGCCGTGATCCGGTCGGCGGGCTCACCCTGTGGCAGGACGCGGTACGCCTCGCCGCCGCCCGCCCCGGCTCCGGACTGACCGCGGCCACCCGCTCCCTGTACGCCTCGCTCGCCTCGGCCACCGGCCGCACCACGGCCGAGCTGGCGCGCGCGGTGGCGGCCTGGCGCCAGGGCGGCGGGGAAGGACTCGCCGTCCTGGAGGAGCCCTGGGACCCGCCGGCCGGCCGCTTCGACCGGGCCCGGCCGCTGCTCCTCGCCGCCGACCTGCCCGCCTTCCGGCCCTGGCGCAACCGGCTCACCCACCCCCGCGGTCATCTCCAGCTCCGCCTGGGCCGGGACGGCCTGTGGTACGCGTACGAATCGGAGCAGGACCGCGACGACTGGTGGCCCCGCGGCACCCCCGACCTCGACCCGGTCGGCGCCCTGACCGGCCTGGGCGCACCGGGCGCCCTCTGACGACCCCGGGCACTCGTACGCCCGCGAGGGCTCTATGGGCCGGCGGTACGTTGCAGGACGACCACCGCGGCGTCGTCGGACAGCTGCCCGCCGACGTGGTTCAGCAGGTCGGCGCGCAGGTGGTGGACCAGAGCCATGGGACTGTCCTGCGCCCATGAGAGGGCCCGCGTGGCGAGCGGATAGAAGGCGCCCCCCGGATCGCGGGCCTCGACGACACCGTCGGTGTACAGCAGCAGGAGGTCCCCGGGCTCCAGGTGGAAGGTGTCCACCCGGTACTCCGGTGTGCTCAGCTCACCCAGTCCCAGCGGCGGCGCGGGAGCGCTGGCGCGCAAGGTGACGACCTGCCGGCCGCGCAGCAGCAAGGGCGGCGGGTGCCCGCAGGAGACCATCTGCGCCTGCGGCAGTGCGTCGGGGATGTCGATGATCGCGGCCGTGATGAAGCACTCCTCCTCCTGGCCGGGCTCGGTGGGCTCGGCCAGGTTCCAGCACACGCTGCGCTCCAGGTAGGCCATCAGCTCGGGCAGGGCCGCCTTCCGGTGCGCGGCCTCCCGGAACGCGCCCAGCAGCAGCGAGGCGTCGCTCATCGCGGTCAGGCCCTTGCCCATCACATCGCCGATGATGAGTCTCGTGCCGAAGGAGGTGCGGACGGCCGCGTACAGGTCGCCGCCGATCAGTGCCTCCTCCTGAGCCGCCAGGTAGACCGAGGCCACCCGGAGCGGCCCGATGCGCCGGGGCAAGGGTCTGAGCACCACACGCTGCGCGGCCTCCGACACTCTTCGTACCTGCTCCAGTTCACGGGAGTGCCGCTCGCGCAGATAACGGAAGGCCGTCACGACCACCGAGACCACGATCAGGGAGATGATCTGCGCGCCGACGCTCTCGGTGGTCAGGAGGTGGGCCACCGCACCGACGCCGAGCAGGGCGGCCACGGCGATGACACCGACCAGGGCGGTGAGGAAGGGGCTGGCGAAGGAGGCGGTGATCGCGGGAGCCACGATCAGCAGTGGCCCCAGCGGCACGTGGGGCCCGGTCAGAACGTCGGCGACGATGATGGCGGCGATCAAAGCGAGCGGCACCGCGAGCAGGGCATCGCTGGCCTGCCACGAGTGAATGCCCTGCGAGATCCGCCGCCGAAGACGCATGCTTCCTGCTTACACCCACCGCTGGGGCACGGCAGCCCGGAAGGCTCGTCTCGGCGGGGCGCGAGACGGGTGGCCAGGACAAGCGGCAGAAGCGCGGCCGGCGCGCCGTTTCCCCAGGTGAGCGTGGCTACGGAGGTCAAGCATGAGGACGGTGAACAGCAGGGATCTTCGCGAAGCCGTCACGACCTGGGACGGCACGTAGTCGGGGTCGGCTCCGCGCGGGGGAGTTCACTGACTGCTTCTACGCGCCCCTTGGGCTCATTTGTCCAGATGAAGCGCTACGCGCAGAGGCGCTTGAAGGTGCTCGCACCCGGCCGGGCACGGAAGCGGACCTCATGTCCGGCGTCGTCGGTGAAGACGACTTCCCTCCCACGCCCTGGCAGGGGCCCCAGAGCACGCACCGGACGCCGCTCCTGGGTGAACTTCGGGAAAAATCACTTATGCCCGAGTAGTCCCCTCCGGCGTAGGGTGAAATCGGGTCGGCGCACGCTCATGTGCAATGGCCCGGAAGGGCGGCTCCGGCGGGTCTACGCCGGAGCCGTTGACTTTGGCAGTGGCGCGTGATGACCGCGACGCGGGGCATCGCTTCCGAGCCTCCCCTCCTTGAGCACCGCGTTGGCCGAGCATCCCGGACTTGTCACCCGATTCGGTCGGACGTCGTGCGGATCGACTTCTTACCGGTCGGGGACGAGACCGTCCGCCCGACGGTGCACGCGCCGCGCCGGCCAGGGCTCACGTACACGCACGAGGGCGTCACCTCGGTTCTGAGGCTGGCCGAGGTCCGAGCGTTGGAGCGCCCCCGTCGTGCCCACCAAGGCCGGGTGGAGGGCCTGGAGAGCCGTCACGGCTTTCGAGAGCGGGAAGCGAGGCGGCTCTTCACACCGCGTGTCGGTCGTACTCCGAGCGGACCACCGCCCGGACCGCCTGCGCCATACGTTCGACTTCGTGCTCCTCGATCGGTCCGTCGGTGAAGCACATGATCCAGACTCCGCGGTCGAGGGCCGCTTCGGCGGTCACGAGGCCGAATCAGTGAAGCGGTCCGAAGCTGTGACGGTTCCCAATCCCCGGCCGTGAACCCCGTCCAACCCGGTTGGTGAGTCAGCCGGTTGGCGTGGAGGGGGACTGGTGACAGCCGGCACCTCCTGACGGGCTGCTGAGGCACGTAAGTGACTTCGGGTCCGGGCAGGAGCGCTATACGTGGAAGGGCACGGTGGTGATGACGATTTTGGGGAGGGACCGCAGGGCGCGGCGCAGGCGTGGGGCGGTGCGGCTGTGGAGGAGTTGGTGGCGCCGGTGCCGGGTGATGATCTCCGGGAGGATCACCGTGAGGGTGAGGTCGGGGTGCTGCCGGTGCAGGGCCTCGATGTAGTGGACGAGAGGCGCCACGGTCGCCCGGTAGGGGGAGACCACGATCTCCAGCGGGAGATGGTCGCCCCACAACGTCCAGTAGGCGCGTACCCGTTCGGCCTCCTGAGGGGTGAGGCTGATGTGGAGGGCGAGCACGGGCTGGCGGAGGGAGGCCGCGTAGGCGAGGGCCCGCATGCCCGCGAGGTCGAGCGTCGCGAGGGCGACGACGGTGAGGTGGCGGATCTCCCCGGGCAGTTCCTCGTTCTCGCCGTTCGTCTCCGGCCGCGCCGCGTCCCGTCGCGGGGCGGGGGCCGTGTACGGCGCGGCGGGCTCCGTACCCGGCCCCACGGCGGTGTGCGCGGGCAGTTCGACGGTGTGCGGGCGCAGGCGCAGGCGTGCGCGGACGGTGGCGTAGTGGTGCCGGATCCGCAACGTCACGAGCAGGAACAGTCCGACGGCGACGATCGCCACCCACGCACCCGACGTGAACTTGCTGATGCCCGCGGTGACGAAGACGACGGCCGACAGGAGGCCGCCCAGGGCGTTCAGGAGCAGGCTCTTGCGCCAGTGCCGGTCGCGCAGCCGCCACCAGTGCACGACCATGCCTGCCTGGGAGAGCGTGAAGGCGAGGAAGACACCGACCGCGTACAACGGGATCAGGGCCGCCGTCTGCCCGTCGAACGCCACGTAGACCAGGGTGGCGGCCACCGAGAGCAGGATGATTCCGTTGCTGTAGGCCAGCCGGTCGCCCAGCCGCATGAAGACCCGGGGCGCGTAGTCGTCGCGCGCCAGGAGGGACAGGACGCGGGGGAAGTCGTTGTACGCCGTGTTCGCGGCGAGGAGGAGGACGGCCGCGGTGGCGGCCTGGACGAAGACGTACATCCACCCGGAGCCGAAGCCGAGGTGGGCCAGTTGGGAGAGCACCGTCTCCCGGGTACTGGGCACCACGCCGACGAGATGGGTCAGGACGACGATGCCGGCGAACATGGCGATGAGCAGTCCCACCATCCAGGTGAGCGTCGTACGGGCCTGGCGCCACTCCACGGGCTTGAACGCCGGTACCGCGTTGGAGATGGCCTCGATACCGGTCATCGCCGTGGCGCCGGACGAGAAAGCCCGCATGATCAGGAAGAGTCCCGCGCTCTCGGTGACCGTGACCGCCGGGGTGGGGCGCGGCCGGAAGTCCTGCCCTGCCGCGTGGACGAGTCCCGAGACGATGAGGGCGAACATGGCGATGATGAAGGCGTAGGTGGGGGCGGCGAAGAGGGCGCCCGCCTGCCGGATGCCGCGCAGGTTTCCGGCGAGGAGAACCACGATCACCCCGACGCCGATGGGCACGGTGTCGGGGGCCAGTGACGGGATCGCCGAGGTGATGGCCGCCACGCCCGAGGCGATCGACACCGCGACGGTGAGGACGTAGTCGGTCATCAGTCCCGCCGCAGCCACCAGACCGGCCACCTGTCCGAGGTTGTCGCCGGCCACGATGTACGAGCCGCCGCCGTGCGGGTAGGCGCGGATGGTCTGACGGTACGACAGCCCGACCGCCAGCATGAGGAACACGATCGCGCCGGAGACCGGGAACGAGTACGCCAGTCCGGCCGTTCCCGCGAGCACGAGGACCGCGAGCATGGCCTCGGGACCGTAGGCGACCGAGGAGAGCGCGTCGGCCGACAGCACGGGCAGAGCCACGAGCTTGCGCATCCGCTCGGACACCAGGGCGGAACTCCTCAGCGGCACCCCAAGGACGAGTCGCCGCGCCCACTCCTCGGCACGACCCAGCCGACCACTGGGCGGTTCCTCTGTGTCGACCTGCTCGCCCGGCGAAGACGCCCCCAAGGGCGAAAGGGGAACCAGGCGCCCGAACCGGGCCGGCCGGAGCTGTGCCGCCGGGGGGAACGCGCCCAGGTCGGGGTCGACGGGCAGGGCGCGACGCCAGGTTTCGGGAGACGCCGACACCCGGCCCCAGGCACGGCCCACCCGGCGCAGGACGCGCAACTGTTCCTCGTCCAGTTCGGCCAGTTGCGCGGCGGGTCCGGGCGGCCCCGTCGACTCCTCGCGTCGACCACCATGTGTATCCGTCACGCCGCGCAGTGTGGTCGATCGGCGGTCCCCGAGCGGCGATGACATGCCGGTCCGACATGCGAGACTGTCTCCCTTGAAATGAATCCGGCAGGTCGCGGAAGGCAGGCTGAGCCGCGGGCGCGGGAGCAGCGCTCCGCGCCCGCGGCACGTGTGGCGTTCAAAGTGTGTCGTCTTCCAGGCCGACTGTGCCGGACCGAGCCATGGCCGTCTCTTTCAGGGCGGCCCGCCCGTTTCCCGGCGGTGCCGAAAGGGGCCGGCCGTCCCAAGGGTGGCCCCGGTCGCCGGTAGTACGCTGGAAACACCGAGGGCATTCCGCACGTCAGCGGCCCTGTTGGCGTCGTCGTCGGGAGCAGGAGAACGGGTGCCCGCACATTGCACCTGGATGAAGGTTTACGCCATGAACGACCTTTTCCATACGCCCGGACGACGTGTGGCGTCATGCGGGACATCCGGTCCGTGAACCACGGCCGCTGACCGCCGTACAGGACCGTACGAAATCCTGGGAGTACGAGGGCAGTGCGGGCCCTGACCTGCAACGCGGGCGGCCGGGGCGCAGGAGGGACCGGATGACCGACCGAGAAGACGACGAAGACCAGAGCCCTGTGGGGGCGATCGGCCGGGTGACCGTGTCCATCCCTCCGGGCGGCCCGGGGGAAGTGCTCGTGGCGGTACGGGGCGGGACCGAGGCATTCGCCGCGTGGTCGCGGCATCCCATACCCAAGCACGAGCGCGTCATTGTCGTGGACCGCACCTCGGCCCGCTCCGTGGTCGTGGAGCACTTTCCCGACCCGTGAATCACGATTTCCGTGAATCACGATCCCGACAGGAGAATTCCATGCTGTTCTGGCACGTTCCCGCCCCCGACCAGGCAATGCTCATTTCCGGGTCGAAACGCCGGGCGGAGGACACGCAATTCCGGATCGTCACCGGTCACGGAAGCTTCGTCTTCCCCGTCAAACAGAAGGCCCGCTTGCTGTCCCTCGCGCTGCGCGAGGCCGAGATCACCGAGGACTGCGTGACGCAGCAGGGCATTCGCCTCAGGGCCCGAGCCGTCGCGGTGTTCAAAGTGGGTGACGACCCTGCTTCCATAGCCAACGCGGCCCGCCGTTTCCTGGCGGAACAGAACGCCATGGAGGAACTCGTGGGCCGGATCTTCGCCGGACACCTGCGCTCCATCATCGGCGGGCTGACGGTCGAACAGATCATCCGCGAACGTGATCGCGTCGCGCAGGAGGTCAAGGAAGCGAGCCACACAGAGATGGAGAAGCTGGGCATCGTCGTCGACGCCTTGCAGATACAGGAGATCGAGGACGTCTCCGGGTACATCGACAACCTGGCCGCCCCGCACGCCGCCGCCGTCGCCAGCCAGGCACGCATCGCGCAGGCCAAGGCCGACCAGGAAGCCGCCGAACGCGAACAGCAGGCCGCGGCGCTGAAAGCCGAGTACGAACGGGACACCGCCATCAAGCGTGCGGGGTTCCTCGCCGAGACCGAGCAGTCCAACGCCCGCGCCGCGCAAGCCGGTCCGCTCGCCCAGGCGAGGGCCACCCAGGAGGTCACAGAGGAGCAGACCGCCCTGGCCAGGCGCCAGGCAGCGCTGGCTGCGCAGCGGCTGGAAGCGGAGGTGCGGCGCCCCGCCGACGCTGAGGCCTACCGCCAGCGCACCCTCGCCGAAGCCCACCGTGATCAGGCCAAGTTCGAAGCGGACGGCGCCGCCTACACCGAGCGGACCATCGCGCAGGCACAGGCCGACGCCAACAACGCCCGTGCCGCCTCTCTCAGGGACGGCAACCAGGAACTGATCGCGGCCAACCGTGTCGTGGAAAACCTGCCCGCCCTCGCAGACGCCGCGGCCCGCGGTCTCGCGGGCGCCACCCTCACCGTCCTCAATGGCGCGACAGGGGTCAGCGAGGTGGCATCGGGGATCGTCGGCCAGGGCATGGCGATCCTCGACGCGCTCAAGAGGTCGACGACGATTCCACCTGGCGTGAACGGCGACCGGCCTCGGCCCGCCGAGAAGGCATGAACGGCAAGCAGGCGATCCGCGCCTCGCGCCGCGCCGCCGCGGCGGCGCGCCGGGCGAGTCCCTCCTGGGGCTTTGCGGTGCTTTCCGCCTGGTCGACGAGGCGGGAGTGCCTGCTCCCGCCGGCGGTGGAGGTTGTCGCGGGCGGGGAGGAACGGCGATACCGAGGACGAAGTCGCCTTCGTCCGGAGCGGGGCAGCCTGCTCCTCGGGAATCGCCGCCTCTTCGGCCTGCGGTGTGAGCGCGGCCAGTGACTCGCCCAGCACGCCGAGCTTGAGCAGATCGTCCGCGTACTGCGCTCGCAGCGGGAGCAAGCCGACGGCCCGGTCTACCTGACCGGGCCCTCGTTTTCTCCTGGCTGTTCGTCAGGCATGTCCAGGATGGCCTCTCGGGTGTACCGAGGGCTCCCCGGGGGTTTGGACAGCGCCAGGCCCAGGGTCTGCACGATGCGCAGAGCGCAGTCCCGGATGGACTGATCGTCCTTCTCGGGCGCCGCCGTGCTCCTGATCTCGTCACACACTCGGCTGAACTGCTCAGCGCTGATCGTTTGCCGACTTACCGGTTGCGCCATGGTGCGCTCCTCCTGGAAGGGCGGGCCGTTCCACCCGCTCTTCCAGAAAGCGCTTAGCACACGGCAACGGCAACTGGAGAGAGCCGACGCGCGGGCGCTCGACCAGAGCCGCCGCACGCTGGTGAGAGAAGGCGGGGCGGTATTCCTCCAAGACCTGCTCCGGGTGCGGCGCGGTGAAAGCCGAGCTGCCGCTGCACATCCGGACGTGCGAGTGCGACGCCCGCGGCCTGGTCTGCGACCGGGACGACAACGCCGCGCTCAACCTCGCCGCACTCGCGGCAGTCGCGGTGACTGGTACCGGAGTGGCCGGAGACCAGGACACCGCCCCCGCGGTGTCGAAGCCTCGTGGAGCCAACCGTAAGACCCGCACCACCACCCACGGCCGCAGGGCCACGGGTGGCGGGCAGGTGGCGCAACCCTGTCGCAGCAGCGGCAGACAGAAGCGAGAGACCGTACTCAAGCCGAAACCCTCACGCTTTGATGTGACGGACCTTCCGGGCCGAAATACCCGGAATGCTGAGAGCCGCTGAGGCTCTGAGCAACGGTCACCAGTAGTGGCGTCGCCCTGCGACGGCGTGTCCCATCGCGCCGAGGACCCACAGGATGGCTCCGACGACCGCCAGGATGATCCCGATGGTCCACAGGATGGATATCCCGGTGACGAAGCCGACGACGAGCAGAATGACGCCCAGGATGATCATGATTTCTCCCTTGGGGAGTAGTTGCCGGTTCCCCTGTGAACTGCGATGGGCCACAAGGGCGTGGACACGGGAATGCCGTCCCCTCCTCACTCCGCGCGGTGTGGTTTGTGGCGGGCGACCTGTAGGCGGACCTCGGTGGGCATGTCAGGGAAGCCAGTGGACCGGCGGGCGGTCCGGAGCGGGCCTTCGCAGAGGGCAGCGAGGGCGGCGCCCGGTGCCCTGTGAGGGGTGAGGGTGAGCCTGACACGGGTGCGGGGGTGGGCGGGCCGCCCGGTGATGCGTACGGCCGCGTGCTCGACTCCCGGCAGGGCACCGGCTTCGGCGGCGATCGCGTCGCTGAGTGCTCGGTCGCGCAGTTCGACGCCTTCCTGCGGAGGTGTGCCGCCGACGGACAGTCCTCCGGGGCGGCGCCGGCGCAGTTGGGCGAGCAGCCACCACAGGGCGACCAGGGCGACGAGGGCGAGGGCGGCGATGACGGCGGGCCACCACCACCAGCCCTGGCTGCTCCAGCGAGCCCGGTCGGCGGAGCCGAGCAGGACGTCGTCCGGGGTGGTCAGGGGCCAGCCGGCGGGCGGGGCCAGATCGTGTCGCCGGTAGACGTCGAACCCGGCGAAGAGGATCAGCAGGCCGCCGCCGAGCAGGACCAGTCCGGCGAGGGCCAGCAGGCTGCGGTTGAGTACGGGTCGCGGCGTCATGGTGCGGACTCCGGGTCTGGGGGTCTCCGGTCAGTTGGTGCGCTGCCGCACCCGTACGACGATGCGGGGAGGGCGGGCGAGGGCGAGCCGGTCGCGCTCCTCGTCGAGGACGGCGGTGAGGTCGTCCTTCACCTGTTGAGGGTCGCGGAAGCGGACGTCCGCGCGCGTTTTGACGCGGTGGCGGCGCACCCGGATGCGGGCTTTGCCGACCCCGGGTACCCGCATGGCGGCGTCGCGCAGTAGATCGGCGCTGCCATTGCGGTCCAGGGAGGCGCGCAGCCGGGGCGAGGGGGAGCGCAGGGGCAGCCAGTGACGTAGGCCGGGGGTGAGGGCCAGGACGATCAGCCAGACGCCGACGGCGGCGGCCACGGCGGCTCCCGTGAGCATCCACACGTCGTCCACGGGGCGGGTGGCCAGTGCGTCGGTCAGGTGCCGTCGCCAGGCTGCCGCGGGGCGTCCCGCCCGCACGGCGACGACGTCGACCAGCGCGGCGACCGCCGCCACGAGGATCACCGAGGCTACGAGCGTGGCCGGAAGGCGGCGCGCGGACCACGGGCGGTGGGTCCGGTGCCCTCTGTCGCCTTCGCCGGCCGTCGGGTTCGGCGGGGGCGCGTGGTGGTCGGGCGGACCGGGCTCTGCGGGCTCCCTCGGCTGCTCGGGCTCCTTTGCCAGCGGCACCGCTGCACGGCGCGGAGGTGGCGCGGAGTCGCGGGCGGGAGGGTCCGGGTCGGGTGTCATTCCGGTCCTCCTTCCTGCGTGATGGGCCCGGCGGTGCGGGCCGGGTGGCCGCTCACAGGACCCGCCCCCGGTTCGCGCCGGAGGCGGTCACCAGCCGTCGGACGGTGAGGGTGACCTCTCCCACCAGCAAGCCGGTCAGCTGAGCCACCCGTTCGGCGACGTCCTGCTGGATCCGCTCGCAGACATGGGGGATGTCGGTGGGGTAGGGCAGCTCCATAGTCAGGTGCAGGCGGACCGATCCGCTCCGGACGGTGGCCGAGGCGCTGGGTGCCGCCGGTCCGCTCGGGTCGGGCGGGAGGGCGGCCCGCCGGGACTGGGCCGTGCGTGCGGCCTGGGTGGCGATACGGGCGACCACCCTGTCCGGGATGACGGTGGCGCCCCGCTCGGCCGGTGGCGGCAGGCCGGCGGCCCGCGCCGACGGGCCGGACCCTTCGCCGGGAGGCGGGGAGCTGGGCCGGGTCCTCACCGCCGCCTCCGTGCACGGAGGTCGAGGTCGCCCTGCAGGACGAGGCCGACGATCAGCCCCGCCGCCCCCAGGACGAGAACCAGAAGGAACGCCCAGAAGCCGCCGAAGTAACCGGCGAAGCCCAGGGCCATCCCGGCCGCGAGGCCCGTGGTCGCTGTGTTCATGATGCACTCACCCGTCTCGCGAGCGTCGTCCGCGTGATCAGCCGCTTACGCCGGGACGCGGCGGTGGCGGTGGTCACGGCGGATCACCTCACGCGGCCCTCGTCCGGTTCGGACCCTTCCTCCTCGTCGGGAAGGTGGACGTCGTCGACGGCGATGTTCACCTCGACGACCTCCAGTCCCGTCATCCGCTCCACCGCGCTGATCACGTTGGAGCGCACATCGCCGGCGACGTCGACGATGGAGACGCCGTACTCGACGACGACGTCCAGGTCCACGGCGGCCTGCCGCTCGCCGACCTCGACCTTCACCCCTTGTGCGACGCTGCCGCCTCCGCCGGGCACACGCTCCCGCACAGCGCCGAAGGCACGGGCCATGCCCGCCCCGAGGTTGTGGATGCCCGGTACCTCGCGGGCGGCCATGCCGGCGATCTTGGCCACCACGCCGTCCGCGATGGTGGTCCTCCCCCGGGTCTCGGCCGGAGCTCCGGCTCCGGTACGGCCCTTCAGCGCGCTCACGCCCGCATCGGGTCGGCTGCCCCCGCCGACGCTGGTGATGTTGTCCGTCATGGCGGTCGCCTCGATCGGTCGGTCGGACACCGGCGTGGTGCCCGTCGAAAGGTTGGACATGCGGGGCGGCGGATTCCTCACACACATGATGTGTGATGTGCATCACATGCAAGGTGGTGGGTACCCGACCGTCCTGAACATGAGCAGGAGCGGCATGATCGAACGGACCGGCTCTTCACTTCTGGGAGGCGACCTGCCGGATGGGCTGCTGGCTGTGTGGGCTGCCGAGGGGGACGAGGACGCCTTCGCTGTTCTCGTGAGGCGGCACAGCCGTCCTCTCCTCGGCCTGGCCCACTGCATGCTCGGTGACGCCCAGGACGCCGAGGAGGCCGTTCAGGACGCCTTCGTCAGCGCTTGGCGGCGACTGCCGGAATACCGCCACGATGCGGAGTTCCCCACCTGGATGTACCGCATCACCGTCAACCGCTGCCTGAACTTGCGACGCCACCGACCGCCACCCCTTCGACTGGACGCCGTTGCCGAACCCGCCACGGGCGACGCGTGGGGCCAGCCCGCCCGAGCCGCAGAGGAGGACGCGGAGACGGCCGCCCTGACGTGCGCGCTCGGCGAGCTGGACACCGGACAGCGTGTCTGCTGGATCCTGCGGGAACTGCAGGGCCTGCCCTACAAGGAGATCGCCGTCGTGACACAGACCAGTGAGCAAACGGTGCGCGGCAGACTGTTCAGGGCACGCCGGTCCCTGAAGGAGGCGATGGCCCCATGGCGCTAGACGACCCGCACGCGCAGCCTTCCGAACCGCCCGGAGACGACGGGCCTCCCGACCATTCGGCCATCGACGACGCGGCTCCGCTCGCAGGTGACGAGGTACTGACCTGCGGCCGCCTGCTCAGCCAGGTCTGGGAACAGGTACAGGACGCGACGCCGACCGCGGATCCGCACACCATGTCATGTCCCCAGTGCCGCGAGGCCGTCGAGGGGCTGGCCAGGCTGAACGCGGCCACGCGGGCGCTGCGTGCCAAGGACCCTCCCGGCCTGCAGGCACTGGTTGACCGGGTCATGAGCATCGTCAGGGCCGAGGTCCGGCTCGGACGGCTGCTGCCACTGGCCGACACGATGCTGGATCTACTGATCGCCGAGAGCGCCGCGGTGAAAGTGCTGCGGCATGCCGCGGATACGGTCCCCGGGGCGAGGGCCGAAACCTGCCGGCTCGTGCCCGTGGGCGGCACCGGCGTGCAGGTGACCATGACCCTGGCCGCCGCCCTCGACCGCCCGCTGCCCGACAGGGTCGATCAGGTACGCGGGT of the Streptomyces sp. NBC_01788 genome contains:
- a CDS encoding SWIM zinc finger family protein; this translates as MDERPADVARRALRAAREQRSRTPDGPADRRTPTPDDPAGSVSRPGDAARDALRRAVSARHGDSTAHDGAGHGPSMVAEDTEVAEGTEAVEGTEESEPRPVAPSGAPTDDALTDDAPPPRHAGARPSEAAREALRGALARRAARAERSREDAAQAGTRAARGPTTPARRAPRPAPADPPAGATVEYGGADTHAHAPTGAFRMPPAKPDHDPDSAADGPTDRRSPDPRTEDPSTASARAALPTAARAAAPQVAPTRVLTAYRTSQDRSPVASSGADASPAPSADPPHHTPQEAIPGVPSGMPRTMASPRRDGELRRTFPAFPAREGEGERFAETWWGDAWIDALEEGALDAARLARGRGYAQTGHVDAVTVTPGLVLAYVQGSRPRPYRVQVRLRTLDDADWDRFLDAVAERPGHIAALLDKEMPQSLADCGVPLLPGPGDLEPHCSCPDRGHPCKHAAALCYQTARLLDADPFVLLLLRGRGERELLDALSRLNATRAARAAQEREPEPFPGLRAADALAESQRPPLPAPLPAPPHPEQPPVYPAAPGGPDPFALDQLATDAAARAHALLTTGRDPVGGLTLWQDAVRLAAARPGSGLTAATRSLYASLASATGRTTAELARAVAAWRQGGGEGLAVLEEPWDPPAGRFDRARPLLLAADLPAFRPWRNRLTHPRGHLQLRLGRDGLWYAYESEQDRDDWWPRGTPDLDPVGALTGLGAPGAL
- a CDS encoding PP2C family protein-serine/threonine phosphatase → MRLRRRISQGIHSWQASDALLAVPLALIAAIIVADVLTGPHVPLGPLLIVAPAITASFASPFLTALVGVIAVAALLGVGAVAHLLTTESVGAQIISLIVVSVVVTAFRYLRERHSRELEQVRRVSEAAQRVVLRPLPRRIGPLRVASVYLAAQEEALIGGDLYAAVRTSFGTRLIIGDVMGKGLTAMSDASLLLGAFREAAHRKAALPELMAYLERSVCWNLAEPTEPGQEEECFITAAIIDIPDALPQAQMVSCGHPPPLLLRGRQVVTLRASAPAPPLGLGELSTPEYRVDTFHLEPGDLLLLYTDGVVEARDPGGAFYPLATRALSWAQDSPMALVHHLRADLLNHVGGQLSDDAAVVVLQRTAGP
- a CDS encoding APC family permease → MTDTHGGRREESTGPPGPAAQLAELDEEQLRVLRRVGRAWGRVSASPETWRRALPVDPDLGAFPPAAQLRPARFGRLVPLSPLGASSPGEQVDTEEPPSGRLGRAEEWARRLVLGVPLRSSALVSERMRKLVALPVLSADALSSVAYGPEAMLAVLVLAGTAGLAYSFPVSGAIVFLMLAVGLSYRQTIRAYPHGGGSYIVAGDNLGQVAGLVAAAGLMTDYVLTVAVSIASGVAAITSAIPSLAPDTVPIGVGVIVVLLAGNLRGIRQAGALFAAPTYAFIIAMFALIVSGLVHAAGQDFRPRPTPAVTVTESAGLFLIMRAFSSGATAMTGIEAISNAVPAFKPVEWRQARTTLTWMVGLLIAMFAGIVVLTHLVGVVPSTRETVLSQLAHLGFGSGWMYVFVQAATAAVLLLAANTAYNDFPRVLSLLARDDYAPRVFMRLGDRLAYSNGIILLSVAATLVYVAFDGQTAALIPLYAVGVFLAFTLSQAGMVVHWWRLRDRHWRKSLLLNALGGLLSAVVFVTAGISKFTSGAWVAIVAVGLFLLVTLRIRHHYATVRARLRLRPHTVELPAHTAVGPGTEPAAPYTAPAPRRDAARPETNGENEELPGEIRHLTVVALATLDLAGMRALAYAASLRQPVLALHISLTPQEAERVRAYWTLWGDHLPLEIVVSPYRATVAPLVHYIEALHRQHPDLTLTVILPEIITRHRRHQLLHSRTAPRLRRALRSLPKIVITTVPFHV
- a CDS encoding flotillin family protein; protein product: MLFWHVPAPDQAMLISGSKRRAEDTQFRIVTGHGSFVFPVKQKARLLSLALREAEITEDCVTQQGIRLRARAVAVFKVGDDPASIANAARRFLAEQNAMEELVGRIFAGHLRSIIGGLTVEQIIRERDRVAQEVKEASHTEMEKLGIVVDALQIQEIEDVSGYIDNLAAPHAAAVASQARIAQAKADQEAAEREQQAAALKAEYERDTAIKRAGFLAETEQSNARAAQAGPLAQARATQEVTEEQTALARRQAALAAQRLEAEVRRPADAEAYRQRTLAEAHRDQAKFEADGAAYTERTIAQAQADANNARAASLRDGNQELIAANRVVENLPALADAAARGLAGATLTVLNGATGVSEVASGIVGQGMAILDALKRSTTIPPGVNGDRPRPAEKA
- a CDS encoding DUF6131 family protein, whose product is MIILGVILLVVGFVTGISILWTIGIILAVVGAILWVLGAMGHAVAGRRHYW
- a CDS encoding alkaline shock response membrane anchor protein AmaP, with product MTPRPVLNRSLLALAGLVLLGGGLLILFAGFDVYRRHDLAPPAGWPLTTPDDVLLGSADRARWSSQGWWWWPAVIAALALVALVALWWLLAQLRRRRPGGLSVGGTPPQEGVELRDRALSDAIAAEAGALPGVEHAAVRITGRPAHPRTRVRLTLTPHRAPGAALAALCEGPLRTARRSTGFPDMPTEVRLQVARHKPHRAE